A single region of the Musa acuminata AAA Group cultivar baxijiao chromosome BXJ1-11, Cavendish_Baxijiao_AAA, whole genome shotgun sequence genome encodes:
- the LOC103970957 gene encoding zinc finger protein CONSTANS-LIKE 7-like: MCPDLVQLSTPSPILLEKVRDILPWRSKLEETVYPFPAPSADELSSGSMRSSRRSRSKARRPKYVSLRRHLAPRPPPSPADPSDMFSSAAADDDDDATARCHQLDLFPLQPEHLDRDPHVACLLDDRGGGGEPTIAALLGCGGGGDSSSGSPSPVCLASRSMNREEEEEEEEGGDGDGLARRALRGRERWAYCRSSSSSEEEVASSAAEGNGGVDLWRCVTPQALALKLDYEEILAVWSDRGPLYMDGEGPQVVPQLQHPCDSAVLPVLVEVGCRSSSPWKVPEQPAEGKERSGMSREARVMRYKEKRRNRLFAKRIRYEVRKFNAEKRPRVKGRFVRRNDEDEDHS, translated from the exons ATGTGTCCTGATTTGGTCCAGCTCAGCACTCCCTCGCCGATCCTTCTAGAAAAAGTGCGCGACATTTTGCCGTGGAGATCGAAACTGGAGGAGACTGTGTACCCTTTTCCTGCTCCATCAGCGGACGAGTTAAGTAGTGGGAGTATGCGGAGCTCTCGGCGATCCCGATCGAAGGCGCGCAGGCCCAAGTACGTCAGCCTCCGTCGTCACCtcgctcctcgtcctcctccttcgcCCGCGGATCCTTCCGACATGTTCTCCTCCGCTGCTGCCGACGATGACGACGACGCCACCGCCCGCTGCCACCAGCTCGACCTCTTCCCCCTCCAGCCGGAGCACCTCGACCGCGACCCCCACGTCGCGTGCCTGCTCGACGACCGCGGCGGGGGCGGGGAGCCGACGATCGCCGCCCTCCTCGGCTGCGGCGGTGGTGGCGACTCCTCATCCGGTTCGCCCTCGCCGGTGTGCCTGGCGTCGCGGTCGATGaaccgggaggaggaggaggaggaggaggagggtggagATGGAGACGGGCTCGCGAGGCGGGCACTCCGGGGACGGGAGCGGTGGGCGTACTgccgctcctcctcctcgtcggaggaggaggtGGCCAGCTCCGCCGCCGAGGGCAACGGTGGCGTGGATCTTTGGCGGTGCGTGACGCCGCAGGCTCTGGCGCTCAAGTTGGACTACGAGGAGATCCTGGCGGTGTGGTCGGACAGGGGGCCGCTTTACATGGACGGCGAAGGTCCTCAGGTCGTGCCGCAGCTCCAACACCCCTGCGACTCCGCGGTCCTCCCG GTGCTGGTGGAGGTGGGGTGCAGGAGCAGTAGTCCATGGAAGGTGCCGGAGCAGCCGGCGGAGGGGAAGGAGAGGAGCGGCATGAGCAGGGAAGCGAGGGTGATGAGGTACAAGGAGAAGAGAAGGAACCGCCTGTTTGCGAAGAGGATACGGTACGAGGTCCGGAAGTTTAACGCTGAGAAGCGGCCACGAGTGAAG GGCCGGTTTGTAAGAAGGAATGATGAAGATGAAGACCATTCTTGA